From the Prochlorococcus marinus CUG1416 genome, the window TGGGGAGATTTTAGACTTCAAATCTTTTAAATCTATTTTAAATCCATCTTCAGCAGAAGAATTTGTAAAGATTGGCTTTCCACCAGCTAACCTAACCATCTGGGGATAACTTAGCCAGTATGGAGCAGGTATTATAACTTCGTCTCCATCATTTAAAAAAACCTGGAAAAGATTATATATTGCTTGTTTAGCTCCATTTGTGACCATTACATTTTCAAATTCAATATTTAAATTGTTTTGAATTTGAAGTTTATTCGCAATTGCTTTCCGGAGATCTAAATTCCCCGCTGCAGGTCCGTATTTTGTAAATCCATCAAATATAGCTTTACTTGTGGCTTCAATAACTTCTTTTGGGGCATTAAAATCAGGTTCCCCAGCACTTAAATTGCAAATATCTACTCCCTCTGTAGCTAATTGATTTGCTTTGGCGCTTATCTTCAGTGTAAGAGAAGGCTCAATAGAAAGTGCCCGATTAGATAAATTTACTTTAATCATTGATTTATAGCTTTTCAAATATGACTTTTAATAAAGACAAATGCATAAATTAAGATTAAGTAAAAGTATCACAAAATGGTTTAATTTAGTTTATTTTCTTAATTTATTTTATTTTCATGTTTTGACTTCTTAAGATAAAAAATATTTAAATTTTATTTTCGGTGAAAAGGTTAGTTATTGGAAGAGGAAGTGTATTTGCAGATTTATTAATAATTGGTGAAGCACCTGGAGCACAGGAAGACTTAGAGGGAAAACCTTATGTAGGCAAATCTGGCAACTTATTAAACGAATTGTTGAAAAAAGCTAGGATTGATTACGAGCAAGATGTTTATTTTTGTAATGTAATTAAATGTCGTCCACCAAATAATAGAAAACCTACTTCCAGAGAAATTAATATTCATAAACCTTGGTTATTACAGCAAATAAAACTTGTTGATCCGAAATTTATAGTACTTACTGGTTCGACTGCTATGAGAGCAATTTTAGAAGTAAAAGATCCCATAAGTAATTTAAGAGGTCAATGGATTAAAAAAGATGGGAGAGAAATTATGGTGATTTTTCATCCATCTTATTTAATGAGATTTCCTTCAAAAGAAATCAATAAACCTTATCATCTGACTTTAAAAGACCTAGAGAATGTGAGTAGTAAACTATATGCCTTATAATTTATTCAATCCTTTTTGAATATCAAGAATTTTAATGTCATTAACTCAATCAAAAGAGGTTAATAGTCTCTCCAAAAGATATTCAACTCATATTGAGAGGAGGATAACTAGAACAGTAATGGTTGGTGATATAGCTATTGGAAGTGATTATCCAGTAAGAGTTCAATCCATGATAAATGAAGATACTATGGATGTCGAAAATGCTTACTTGGCTATCAAAAGACTTCATGATGTGGGTTGTGAAATAGTAAGATTAACCGTTCCTTCTTTAGCACATGCAAAAGCAGTAGGAGATATAAAAGCAAAATTATTAGAAAATAATATCAACACTCCCTTGGTAGCTGATGTTCACCATAATGGTATGAAAATTGCAATGGAGGTTGCAAAACATGTTGATAAAGTGAGAATTAATCCTGGACTGTTTGTATTCGAAAAATCAGAACCTACAAGAACTGAATATACAGATGAGGAATTTGAAACTATTAAACAAACAATACTTAAAAGATTTACCCCTTTGGTGGAAGTTTTAAAGGCTGAAAATAAAGCTCTAAGGATTGGAGTTAATCATGGGTCTCTATCTGAGAGAATGCTTTTTACTTATGGAGATACTCCATTGGGAATGACAGAATCTGCGATGGAGTTTGTCAAAATTTGTGATGAGCTTGATTTTCATAACATAATTATTTCTATGAAAGCTTCCAGGGCCCCGGTCATGATGGCAGCTTACAGAATGATCGCAGATAGGCTTGACTCAGAAGGATATAACTATCCCTTACATTTAGGAGTAACTGAAGCTGGAGATGGTGATTATGGAAGGATTAAAAGTACTGCTGGAATTGGAACGCTTTTAGCAGAGGGATTAGGAGATACCATCAGGGTTTCTTTAACAGAAGCCCCAGAGAAGGAAATACCAGTTTGCTATTCAATTTTGCAATCTTTAGGATTAAGAAAAACAATGGTTGAATACATCAGTTGCCCTAGTTGTGGAAGAACACTTTTCAATCTAGAAGAAGTTGTAGACAAAGTTAGGAATGCCACTTCACATTTGACGGGTCTAGATATAGCAATAATGGGATGTATTGTTAATGGTCCTGGAGAAATGGCAGACGCTGATTATGGTTATGTTGGTAAAGGCAAAGGAACTATTGCTTTATATAGAAGGAAAGAAGAGATAAAAAGAGTACCTGAAGATGAGGGGGTTAATGCTTTAATCCAACTTATTAAGGATGATGGGAAGTGGATTGATCCTTAAGGATTTGTCAAATTTCTGAAATTATAAAAAAATTCTTTTTATAATAAAAAATATCGAATTCTTTGAAGATAAGAAAATTGCTTAAAAAAAAATTCATAATTTTGTTCGCGACAACCTTCTCTGGGATATTTTTAAATAATTTTGCAGAAGCAACAGTTTTAAATAATAGTTATAAAGAAGTAATTGATCATGTTTGGCAAATTGTATATAGAGATTTTCTTGATACAAGCGGTAAATTTCAAAAGTCTAATTGGATTAATCTAAGAAAAGAAGTTTTATCAAAAACATATTCAGACAGCAATGAAGCATATGATTCGATTAGAGATATGCTCTCTAAGTTAGATGATTCTTATACAAGATTTTTAGAACCTAAGGAATTTAATCAAATGAGAATTGATACCTCTGGTGAATTAACTGGAGTTGGTATCCAAATAGTTAAAGATAAAGAATCTGATGATTTAATAATTATTTCTCCCATAGAGGACACCCCTGCATTTGATGCTGGAATTAAAGCTAAAGATAAAATATTATCTATAGATGATATTTCTACTGAAGGCATGAATATAGAGGAGGCCGTGAAATTAATAAGAGGAAAAAGAGGTACTAAAGTAAAGCTTGAAATTCTTAGAGGTTCTAAATCTTTTTTTAAGATTTTATCAAGAGAAAAGATTGAGATAAAATCTGTATCAAGTAAAGTCAATCAATCCAAAAATGGTTTATTAATTGGCTATGTGAGAATTAAACAATTTAATGCAAATGCATCAAAAGAGACTAGAGATGCTATTAAAGATTTAGAAACAAGAAAAGTTGCAGGATATGTTCTTGACTTGAGAAGTAATCCAGGAGGTTTATTAGAATCAAGCATTGATATCTCAAGGCACTTCATTAACAATGGAGTAATAGTAATTACACTCAGTAAAGATGGCTTAAAAGAAACAAAAAGAGGAAACGGTCAAGCTCTAACAAAAAAGCCCTTAGTGGTCTTAGTTAATGAGGGTTCTGCTAGTGCTAGCGAAATAGTTTCTGGGGCAATAAAAGATAACAAAAGAGGAAAATTAGTTGGGAAGAAAACATTTGGTAAAGGTCTAGTTCAATCTATGAGGACATTAGTTGATGGTTCAGGGTTAACTGTCACAGTCGCTAAGTATTTAACTCCGAACGGCACTGACATAAACAAATCTGGAATTATTCCTGACATAGAAGTAAAAATGAATATCAACCCTATTCTTCAAAGAGAGATTGGAACTAGAAAAGATAAACAATATAGAGCTGGTGAAAAAGAGCTGATAAATATAATTAATAGAAATAATCAGATAAGTGAATTCAAGCCTAGCACTACAAACCTTGATGCATTCCTAAAAATTAATAAGGAAGATAAAGTATTTTCTTTAAATTAATTACTCATATCTAGCATTCTCTTTATTGGCACATAGGCTCTTCTTATTATTTCTGGGTCAAGTTCGATAGACGGGGAATTGTTTTTCAAACAATCTAGAATTTTTTCTAAAGTATTTAATTTCATATATGGACACTCGTTACATTTACAACCTTCTATATCTGGAACTTCAATGAAGATTTTATTAGGTTCTTTCTTCTTCATTTGATGGATTATTCCAGGTTCAGTTAATACCATGTATGTTTTAGATGGATCTTTACTTACGAAATCAAGCAGTTTACTTGTTGATCCAATAAAGTCTGATAGAGTTAGTAAATTTTGACTACATTCAGGATGAGCAATGACTTTTGATCCTGGATTCTGATATTTT encodes:
- a CDS encoding uracil-DNA glycosylase — its product is MKRLVIGRGSVFADLLIIGEAPGAQEDLEGKPYVGKSGNLLNELLKKARIDYEQDVYFCNVIKCRPPNNRKPTSREINIHKPWLLQQIKLVDPKFIVLTGSTAMRAILEVKDPISNLRGQWIKKDGREIMVIFHPSYLMRFPSKEINKPYHLTLKDLENVSSKLYAL
- the ispG gene encoding (E)-4-hydroxy-3-methylbut-2-enyl-diphosphate synthase, giving the protein MSLTQSKEVNSLSKRYSTHIERRITRTVMVGDIAIGSDYPVRVQSMINEDTMDVENAYLAIKRLHDVGCEIVRLTVPSLAHAKAVGDIKAKLLENNINTPLVADVHHNGMKIAMEVAKHVDKVRINPGLFVFEKSEPTRTEYTDEEFETIKQTILKRFTPLVEVLKAENKALRIGVNHGSLSERMLFTYGDTPLGMTESAMEFVKICDELDFHNIIISMKASRAPVMMAAYRMIADRLDSEGYNYPLHLGVTEAGDGDYGRIKSTAGIGTLLAEGLGDTIRVSLTEAPEKEIPVCYSILQSLGLRKTMVEYISCPSCGRTLFNLEEVVDKVRNATSHLTGLDIAIMGCIVNGPGEMADADYGYVGKGKGTIALYRRKEEIKRVPEDEGVNALIQLIKDDGKWIDP
- a CDS encoding S41 family peptidase; the protein is MKIRKLLKKKFIILFATTFSGIFLNNFAEATVLNNSYKEVIDHVWQIVYRDFLDTSGKFQKSNWINLRKEVLSKTYSDSNEAYDSIRDMLSKLDDSYTRFLEPKEFNQMRIDTSGELTGVGIQIVKDKESDDLIIISPIEDTPAFDAGIKAKDKILSIDDISTEGMNIEEAVKLIRGKRGTKVKLEILRGSKSFFKILSREKIEIKSVSSKVNQSKNGLLIGYVRIKQFNANASKETRDAIKDLETRKVAGYVLDLRSNPGGLLESSIDISRHFINNGVIVITLSKDGLKETKRGNGQALTKKPLVVLVNEGSASASEIVSGAIKDNKRGKLVGKKTFGKGLVQSMRTLVDGSGLTVTVAKYLTPNGTDINKSGIIPDIEVKMNINPILQREIGTRKDKQYRAGEKELINIINRNNQISEFKPSTTNLDAFLKINKEDKVFSLN